A single Nitrosospira multiformis ATCC 25196 DNA region contains:
- a CDS encoding IS3-like element ISNmu3 family transposase (programmed frameshift) yields the protein MPGAMHSASGLDRIEVVTGVERRRRWTLGEKLKAVEESRLPGMSVSYVARKYGIAPSLLFRWRKLMTEGGQEAVRSGDAVVSAAEVKELKKRIRELERVLGKKTLENEILTEAVKLAHGKKTDLAHALAATGRFAVKAIADTMGVARSRLVERMKPQEKSFRCRYNKADDAWLLPLIREIVDCRATYGYRRICALLNRKLERMGKPAVNHKRVYRIMRQNGLLARYTGKQRVLSHEGKVITLRSNLRWCSDGFEIPCWNGQVVRVAFALDCCDREVISHVATTGGITGEMVRDLMTESVERRFGTVDLLPHRVEWLSDNGSCYTASETTAFAKDMGFISCFTPVRSPESNGMAEAFVKTFKRDYVYVHDRPDAKTVIAQLAQWFEDYNEYHPHKGLKMKSPRQFIRSQLLTASCPV from the exons ATGCCTGGTGCTATGCATAGTGCTTCAGGTTTGGATCGTATTGAAGTAGTAACCGGGGTTGAGCGCCGCAGGCGCTGGACCCTGGGTGAGAAATTAAAAGCTGTTGAGGAATCGCGCTTGCCGGGCATGAGTGTCTCGTATGTGGCGCGAAAATATGGTATTGCTCCGAGCTTGTTATTTCGCTGGAGGAAGCTTATGACCGAGGGCGGACAAGAAGCAGTGCGTAGTGGTGATGCGGTAGTGTCTGCGGCCGAGGTGAAAGAGTTGAAGAAGCGGATCCGGGAGTTGGAGCGGGTGCTGGGCAAGAAAACCCTGGAGAATGAGATTCTCACGGAAGCGGTGAAGCTTGCGCATG GAAAAAAAACTGATCTCGCGCATGCCCTTGCTGCCACAGGACGATTTGCTGTGAAGGCCATTGCAGACACCATGGGTGTGGCGCGCTCCCGTCTTGTGGAACGGATGAAGCCGCAGGAAAAGTCTTTTCGTTGCCGCTACAACAAGGCTGATGATGCCTGGCTGTTGCCCTTGATCCGCGAAATTGTGGATTGCCGCGCGACCTACGGATACAGAAGGATTTGCGCTCTCCTTAACCGCAAACTGGAGAGAATGGGAAAGCCTGCTGTCAATCACAAGCGGGTCTATCGCATCATGCGCCAGAATGGCCTGCTGGCCCGATATACGGGCAAACAGCGCGTGCTGTCTCATGAAGGCAAGGTCATTACCTTGCGTTCCAATTTGCGCTGGTGTTCGGATGGTTTTGAGATTCCCTGCTGGAATGGGCAAGTAGTGCGTGTTGCCTTCGCCCTGGATTGCTGTGATCGTGAAGTCATCAGCCATGTTGCCACCACTGGCGGCATTACTGGGGAAATGGTGCGCGATCTGATGACTGAATCCGTTGAGCGGCGCTTCGGCACCGTTGACCTGCTCCCACACAGGGTGGAGTGGCTCAGCGACAATGGCAGTTGTTACACCGCCAGCGAGACAACTGCTTTTGCAAAGGATATGGGCTTCATCAGCTGTTTTACTCCCGTCAGAAGCCCCGAATCCAACGGCATGGCCGAGGCCTTCGTCAAAACCTTCAAGCGGGATTACGTCTATGTCCATGATCGTCCCGACGCAAAAACCGTAATAGCGCAGCTTGCCCAATGGTTCGAGGATTACAATGAATACCATCCTCACAAGGGGCTGAAGATGAAGTCACCACGACAATTCATCCGCAGCCAGTTACTAACCGCATCTTGTCCGGTTTAA
- a CDS encoding glycosyltransferase family 2 protein, with the protein MSGSIGGYYKMDDDSNPLCISAVIVNYNAGQTLVDCVESALPQVTEVLIVDNASSDRSLELCTGRFPAEPKLRIIRNTANLGFAAACNIGAKAACEPHVLFLNPDCILSKNSLPRLLHVLEMIPQAGMAGGLLTNQDGTEQAGGRRAVPTPWRSLVRAFGLYRLERYWPRLFFDFHLHKQSLPPGPLEVEAISGALMLVRQEAIRDVGPWDEGYFLHCEDLDWCMRFREKGWKILFVPDAPVVHRKGTCSRSRPIFVEWHKHRGMMRFYRKFFRQEYPGALMWLVAAGIWLRFGAIATIYCMQYIGRLAQSR; encoded by the coding sequence GTGTCCGGTTCAATTGGGGGCTACTACAAGATGGATGATGATTCGAATCCCCTTTGCATCTCGGCCGTAATCGTCAATTACAATGCCGGGCAAACCCTGGTGGATTGTGTTGAATCGGCACTGCCACAGGTGACCGAAGTGCTGATAGTGGATAACGCCTCTTCGGATCGAAGCCTCGAACTCTGCACGGGGCGATTTCCTGCGGAACCGAAACTCAGGATTATCCGCAATACAGCCAATCTCGGTTTTGCCGCGGCCTGCAACATCGGCGCCAAGGCTGCTTGCGAGCCTCATGTTCTGTTTCTCAACCCCGATTGCATCCTGAGTAAAAATTCGTTGCCGCGTCTGCTCCATGTATTGGAAATGATCCCCCAGGCCGGCATGGCGGGTGGACTTTTAACCAATCAGGATGGGACCGAGCAGGCAGGAGGACGCCGTGCCGTACCGACACCCTGGCGCTCCCTCGTGCGCGCTTTTGGCTTGTACCGCCTTGAGCGTTACTGGCCCCGCCTGTTTTTTGATTTTCACCTGCACAAGCAGTCTTTACCCCCGGGGCCGCTCGAAGTGGAGGCTATTTCCGGCGCACTCATGCTGGTGCGGCAGGAGGCAATCCGGGATGTGGGGCCATGGGATGAGGGTTATTTTCTTCACTGCGAGGACCTCGATTGGTGCATGCGCTTCCGGGAAAAAGGCTGGAAGATACTTTTCGTGCCTGATGCGCCGGTAGTGCACCGTAAGGGAACATGCAGCAGATCCCGGCCGATATTCGTGGAATGGCACAAGCACAGGGGAATGATGCGTTTCTATCGCAAGTTCTTCCGGCAGGAATATCCCGGCGCTTTGATGTGGCTGGTGGCAGCGGGAATATGGTTGCGTTTCGGGGCAATAGCCACTATTTATTGCATGCAGTATATTGGGAGACTGGCGCAATCGAGGTGA
- a CDS encoding SDR family oxidoreductase, whose protein sequence is MADPGPHHKIMVTGATSIIGEFLLPNLLDAGYEVHAISRRPAEALPSNGKLIWHQADVSEPAQIPDVDVQILIHLAPLWLLPPLLPVLNTLQLKRVIGFGSTSVFSKSHSAHAAERKVAARLAEAEEAVRRFCSASAMDWTIFRPTLVYDCVRDKNITRIASFIRRYGFFPLIGRAAGLRQPIHAADLAQTCMTALFQPLTFNKAYNLSGGETLSYRQMVEKIFSSLGKPAHFLIAPLWLYRLAIRAAMLLPGKQEITTEMATRMNVDLCFDHTEATGDFGFAPRAFSPEWDGGQEK, encoded by the coding sequence ATGGCTGATCCGGGCCCCCACCATAAAATCATGGTCACAGGCGCTACCAGTATTATCGGAGAATTCCTGCTGCCAAACCTGCTGGATGCCGGTTATGAGGTTCATGCAATCAGCCGGCGGCCGGCGGAAGCGTTGCCTTCCAATGGAAAATTGATCTGGCATCAGGCAGACGTGAGCGAGCCGGCACAGATACCTGACGTCGACGTGCAAATTCTCATTCATCTCGCCCCCCTCTGGCTCCTCCCGCCGCTGCTGCCGGTACTGAATACGCTCCAACTGAAACGCGTGATCGGCTTCGGGTCCACCAGCGTGTTTAGCAAATCGCATTCCGCCCATGCGGCGGAAAGAAAGGTGGCAGCCCGGCTGGCGGAAGCGGAAGAAGCTGTTCGCCGCTTTTGCAGCGCATCCGCAATGGATTGGACGATATTTCGTCCAACACTGGTTTATGATTGCGTTCGCGACAAGAATATTACGAGAATTGCAAGCTTTATCCGTCGTTACGGCTTTTTTCCACTGATCGGACGAGCCGCCGGGCTGCGGCAACCGATCCATGCGGCCGATCTCGCGCAAACATGCATGACCGCGCTCTTCCAGCCTCTGACTTTCAATAAGGCCTACAACCTGAGCGGCGGCGAGACTTTAAGCTACCGCCAGATGGTGGAGAAAATCTTCAGTTCGCTCGGCAAGCCTGCACATTTCCTGATTGCCCCCCTGTGGCTCTACCGACTAGCGATACGCGCAGCCATGCTGCTCCCCGGCAAGCAAGAAATCACAACCGAAATGGCAACACGCATGAATGTCGATCTGTGTTTTGACCATACGGAAGCGACCGGCGATTTCGGTTTCGCGCCCAGGGCGTTCTCACCTGAATGGGATGGCGGACAGGAAAAGTGA
- the arfB gene encoding alternative ribosome rescue aminoacyl-tRNA hydrolase ArfB, with product MAAFEKIDIPDHEVEIKAIRAQGAGGQNVNKVSSAVHLRFDINASSLSDIHKERLLKLHDQRITREGVIIIKAQQYRSQEKNREEALRRLHELVDSIVELPRKRKPTRPTASSQKKRLDSKTHKGQIKILRKKWVSEPMS from the coding sequence ATGGCAGCCTTCGAAAAAATAGATATTCCCGATCATGAGGTCGAAATAAAGGCAATTCGCGCGCAAGGCGCCGGAGGGCAGAATGTAAACAAGGTATCGAGCGCCGTTCATCTGCGCTTCGATATCAACGCTTCGTCGCTATCCGATATCCACAAGGAGCGTTTGCTGAAGCTCCACGATCAGCGTATAACCCGCGAGGGCGTGATCATTATCAAGGCTCAGCAGTATCGCAGCCAGGAGAAAAACCGCGAGGAAGCCTTAAGACGCCTGCACGAACTTGTAGACAGCATCGTTGAGTTGCCGCGAAAACGCAAGCCGACCCGGCCGACGGCGAGCTCCCAGAAAAAGCGGCTTGATAGCAAGACACACAAGGGCCAGATCAAGATCTTGAGAAAGAAATGGGTATCGGAACCGATGTCGTGA
- a CDS encoding sensor histidine kinase, translating into MAVVEFSWNLSDRNRFALPGVGTNGAKLSDEVLINNARWFIIFRWGVIGVLLLFQVFALIASDELTKIGITHQQGWPLAVTLVLFIANVIYIQALDFQRQTKYNSPAINIWAQIIVDLLCLSVVVHFIGSIATPAPFFYVLHIALACIFFSTLESLVVTVVVCVMYATVLLDEHPLLFMAPQALAIDPGISVLSPLKINIFLWMFTLDVLFITVWYVVSRLAIVVRIHEHNLVDAYEEIRRAQVEKDRYAVLMTHQLKAPLDAIRSKISLIKGEYCGEVSPEIREVISKIDYRASGMASLILDVLKLERLKAAARDNNAREQISIGIVIRKCIDKLKPIASSRHIDVKVSLQDFAVEGIPNQLEILLENVISNAIAYSYDNSTVEIVAAVEGAGSYGTVTVIDHGIGIGEKDLPHIFDEYFYTPRAALHNRTSSGIGLSIVKTVAENNKLQIRISSEQNVGTTFSVIFPTITSVSIPKTEARSEASSSHLANSQSRPLDSQKDGNELASTH; encoded by the coding sequence ATGGCGGTTGTCGAGTTTTCCTGGAATCTGTCCGACAGAAATCGCTTCGCGCTTCCCGGAGTGGGGACAAACGGCGCGAAGCTCAGCGATGAAGTATTAATCAATAATGCCCGATGGTTTATTATCTTTCGATGGGGTGTTATCGGGGTTCTTCTGCTTTTTCAGGTATTCGCGCTCATTGCCTCGGATGAGCTTACGAAAATCGGCATTACTCACCAGCAAGGATGGCCGCTTGCGGTAACGTTGGTATTATTCATTGCAAACGTCATTTACATTCAAGCTCTGGATTTTCAGCGGCAAACAAAATATAACTCGCCCGCTATAAATATCTGGGCCCAGATCATTGTCGATCTTCTGTGTCTGTCGGTAGTAGTGCATTTTATCGGCAGCATCGCGACGCCCGCTCCCTTCTTTTATGTGCTGCATATTGCGCTGGCGTGCATCTTTTTCTCGACCCTGGAAAGCCTGGTGGTGACTGTCGTGGTATGCGTCATGTACGCCACTGTTCTGCTGGATGAGCATCCGCTTCTTTTTATGGCACCGCAAGCGCTGGCAATCGATCCTGGCATATCTGTTCTGAGTCCGCTCAAGATCAATATTTTCCTGTGGATGTTTACGCTCGATGTGCTCTTTATCACTGTCTGGTATGTCGTCTCAAGGCTGGCGATTGTAGTGCGCATTCATGAGCACAACCTTGTCGATGCCTACGAGGAAATCAGGCGGGCGCAAGTGGAGAAAGATCGGTACGCCGTGCTGATGACTCATCAACTCAAAGCCCCGCTCGATGCTATCCGCAGCAAGATAAGCCTCATAAAAGGAGAATATTGCGGGGAGGTATCGCCCGAAATAAGAGAAGTGATATCGAAGATCGATTATCGCGCTTCCGGCATGGCGAGCCTCATTCTGGATGTCCTCAAGCTGGAACGGTTGAAAGCCGCCGCACGTGACAACAACGCAAGAGAGCAGATCAGCATTGGAATAGTAATCCGCAAATGCATCGATAAGTTAAAACCGATCGCCAGTTCCCGCCATATCGACGTAAAAGTATCGCTCCAGGACTTCGCCGTTGAAGGTATTCCCAATCAGCTTGAAATACTGCTTGAAAATGTCATTTCAAACGCCATCGCTTATTCGTATGACAACTCAACGGTAGAAATTGTAGCTGCCGTTGAAGGCGCAGGTTCCTACGGTACCGTAACCGTTATCGATCATGGGATAGGGATCGGCGAAAAAGATCTGCCGCATATTTTCGATGAATACTTTTACACTCCGCGAGCGGCACTGCATAACAGGACTTCAAGCGGGATAGGCTTATCGATCGTCAAGACAGTGGCCGAAAACAACAAACTACAGATCAGGATTTCCAGCGAACAGAATGTCGGGACAACTTTTTCCGTTATTTTCCCCACGATAACATCGGTATCCATTCCTAAAACGGAGGCACGCTCGGAAGCCTCAAGTTCGCATCTTGCAAACTCACAAAGCCGCCCACTCGACTCCCAGAAAGACGGAAACGAACTCGCTTCCACTCATTGA
- a CDS encoding response regulator transcription factor codes for MHASIQQQDAEKLPGQMPGSANQESTVAQRIAHIDDDPDIRDTVRRILEASGYAVESYQTMNDFMVSLWNSPNPPALAILDVMVETMDIGLEAYVEIRKRFPGLHLIFMTSLGEEIRPYFTGLSDEWILIMEKPVEPVSFLSIIHNRLENKEP; via the coding sequence ATGCATGCGTCTATCCAACAACAGGACGCCGAAAAGCTCCCGGGCCAAATGCCGGGATCGGCAAATCAAGAAAGCACAGTGGCGCAACGGATTGCACATATCGATGATGATCCGGATATTCGGGATACCGTCAGGCGTATTCTGGAAGCAAGCGGGTATGCAGTCGAAAGTTATCAGACCATGAATGATTTCATGGTGTCGTTATGGAATTCACCCAATCCGCCCGCTCTGGCAATTCTCGACGTGATGGTTGAAACAATGGATATAGGTCTGGAAGCCTATGTGGAAATACGCAAACGTTTCCCCGGGCTTCACCTGATATTCATGACTTCGCTCGGTGAGGAAATTCGACCTTATTTCACTGGTCTCTCTGATGAATGGATTCTGATCATGGAAAAACCGGTCGAGCCCGTCAGTTTCTTATCGATCATTCATAACCGGCTGGAGAATAAGGAACCCTGA
- a CDS encoding alpha/beta hydrolase, with translation MISGSPDLLPSIELETAAHPTRTIIWMHGLGADGSDFVPVVDELALPSIPAVRFVFPHAPTRPVSINRGMVMRAWYDYDIVDGAKLQENMATLRESERAVEALVNHETQRGVKPENIVLAGFSQGGALALFAGLRYPEKLAGIMALSCYLPAPQTLAEEAHSANFGIPIFMAHGVGDNVIPITLAAASRQQLLGTGYPVEWREYGMAHTVCREEIHDIRNWLQRVLA, from the coding sequence ATGATCTCCGGTTCCCCCGATCTGCTTCCTTCCATCGAGCTGGAAACGGCCGCTCATCCCACCCGTACGATCATCTGGATGCATGGCCTGGGGGCCGATGGCAGTGATTTCGTACCTGTTGTGGATGAGCTTGCGCTTCCTTCCATCCCGGCCGTCCGCTTCGTGTTTCCCCATGCCCCCACGAGACCCGTCAGCATCAACCGGGGAATGGTCATGCGCGCCTGGTATGACTACGATATTGTCGATGGCGCGAAACTTCAGGAAAATATGGCAACTCTGCGAGAATCGGAGCGGGCCGTCGAAGCCTTGGTGAACCATGAAACGCAGCGAGGGGTCAAGCCGGAGAATATCGTTCTGGCAGGCTTCTCTCAGGGGGGTGCCCTGGCGCTGTTCGCCGGTTTGCGTTATCCGGAAAAACTGGCGGGAATCATGGCGCTTTCATGTTATCTGCCAGCGCCGCAGACCCTTGCGGAAGAGGCACACTCTGCCAATTTCGGCATACCAATCTTCATGGCGCACGGGGTGGGCGACAACGTCATCCCTATAACCCTGGCTGCTGCATCGCGCCAACAATTGCTCGGAACGGGCTATCCGGTGGAATGGCGCGAGTACGGAATGGCACATACCGTCTGCAGGGAAGAGATACACGATATCCGCAACTGGCTGCAGCGCGTGCTGGCCTGA
- a CDS encoding transglutaminase-like domain-containing protein yields the protein MKRRDFIKLAGVSAALFPVAPSVFGQQSGQPVIPPRRYTYRVTYNIDLPGDGKKARLWLPLPDTEDSPHQFSQGSVWSGTASTARFENVPGTTSPMFYAEWNRSGPRSVTVSSVIKTSDRAVNLERYREGNSSTLPADVKRYLQPTKFIPLDGIVRKTALSITKEAKAQSQLQKARAIYDWVVENSYRDPSTRGCGRGNIKAMLETGHLGGKCADLNALFVGLARAAGIPARDNYGIRIDESAAHKTLGQADDITTAQHCRPEFYLTGLGWVPVDPADVRQLALDEELPIEHPRVIELREKLFGSWEMNWVAFNHGRDIRLARDSVLGELPFFMYPQAEVAGHERDSLEPAEFAYKITSARLVGTGIKF from the coding sequence ATGAAACGCAGGGATTTTATCAAACTGGCGGGGGTAAGCGCCGCATTATTTCCCGTGGCGCCCTCAGTATTCGGCCAGCAGTCTGGTCAACCGGTTATTCCGCCGCGACGCTACACTTATCGTGTAACTTATAACATCGATCTTCCGGGGGATGGAAAAAAAGCACGTTTGTGGCTACCGCTGCCGGATACGGAGGATTCTCCCCACCAGTTTTCCCAGGGAAGTGTCTGGAGCGGGACCGCAAGCACGGCCAGATTCGAGAACGTTCCTGGAACAACCTCACCCATGTTTTACGCTGAATGGAACCGTAGCGGCCCCCGCAGCGTAACGGTGAGCAGCGTGATCAAAACATCGGACCGCGCTGTCAACCTGGAGCGCTACAGGGAGGGTAATTCGAGCACCCTTCCCGCGGATGTGAAACGTTATCTGCAGCCCACCAAATTTATCCCGTTGGATGGCATCGTCCGCAAAACTGCGCTATCCATTACCAAGGAGGCCAAAGCCCAATCGCAGCTGCAGAAAGCGCGCGCGATATATGATTGGGTAGTCGAAAATTCCTATCGCGACCCGTCCACGCGCGGCTGTGGACGGGGTAATATCAAAGCCATGCTGGAAACCGGTCATCTTGGCGGTAAATGCGCCGATCTGAACGCATTGTTTGTAGGACTGGCGCGCGCGGCGGGCATTCCGGCCAGGGACAACTATGGAATCCGCATTGACGAGTCTGCGGCGCATAAAACGCTTGGCCAAGCCGACGATATCACCACTGCCCAGCACTGCCGCCCTGAATTTTACCTGACCGGCCTTGGCTGGGTCCCTGTTGATCCCGCGGATGTGCGGCAACTGGCACTGGATGAAGAACTTCCCATTGAGCACCCACGAGTGATCGAGCTACGTGAAAAACTTTTTGGTTCATGGGAAATGAACTGGGTGGCATTCAACCACGGCAGGGATATCAGGCTGGCGCGAGACAGCGTCCTGGGTGAACTGCCATTTTTCATGTACCCTCAGGCCGAAGTAGCGGGACACGAGCGGGACAGCCTTGAACCGGCGGAGTTTGCTTACAAGATAACCTCAGCCCGGCTGGTGGGTACGGGGATCAAGTTTTAG
- the yjgA gene encoding ribosome biogenesis factor YjgA, giving the protein MEENLADNSEREARPSKTKRKKEMHALQNIGESLVRLDSRRLIELGLPDTLMEAVLEAKRMSKHGALRRQMQLIGKLMRDVDAEPIRKKLDLWGNSSAESTARLHQLERWRERLMADQQMQALSELGQKYPDADLQRLRALARNAVKEKLANKPPKSFRALFQELQKIIPAATGERPGEGID; this is encoded by the coding sequence TTGGAAGAGAATCTGGCAGATAATTCCGAACGGGAAGCGCGGCCGAGCAAGACCAAACGCAAGAAAGAAATGCACGCGCTCCAGAATATAGGAGAGTCGCTCGTTCGACTGGATTCAAGGCGTCTGATCGAACTCGGCCTCCCGGACACCTTGATGGAGGCGGTACTGGAAGCAAAGCGCATGAGCAAGCATGGCGCTTTGCGCCGGCAAATGCAGCTTATCGGCAAACTGATGCGTGATGTCGATGCAGAACCTATTCGAAAGAAACTCGATCTATGGGGAAATTCAAGCGCTGAAAGTACAGCGCGCCTGCATCAGTTGGAACGCTGGCGCGAGCGCTTGATGGCGGATCAGCAGATGCAAGCCCTCAGCGAACTGGGGCAGAAATACCCCGATGCAGATCTGCAGCGGTTGCGCGCACTCGCGCGCAATGCTGTTAAGGAGAAGCTCGCGAATAAGCCCCCAAAAAGCTTTCGCGCATTATTTCAGGAATTGCAGAAGATCATTCCTGCTGCTACAGGCGAAAGACCTGGCGAGGGAATCGACTGA
- the pmbA gene encoding metalloprotease PmbA has protein sequence MNDNALPSQRFSYSFSVLQQIAQDVLNHARKGGASACETDVSDGFGQNVTVRRGQVETIEYNRDKGLSVTVYVGQKRGHASTSDFSPQAISDTVTAALSIARHTAADDCAGLADPDLLAREFPDLELYFPWDLPVEQAIELAQACEAAAFAVDKRITNSEGASVSLGESQFVYANSLGFMGGYPSSRHSISCAMIASHEDSMQRDYWYSVARDASDLEHAAAVGKKAGTRSVGRLGARKIATCEVPVLFEAPIASSLIGHFVGAVSGGSLYRKSSFLLDSIGKQIFAPGIQIRERPHLKKGLGSGPFDNEGVATRDRNIVENGVVQGYFLGSYSARKLGLVTTGNAGGNHNLVLDNGAGLTFAELLRKMGKGVLVTELLGHGVNNVTGDYSRGAAGYWVEDGEIRYPVEEITIAGNLKDMLPGISAAGNDVIVRGSKQCGSLLIDRMMIAGG, from the coding sequence ATGAATGATAACGCCCTGCCTTCACAACGTTTTTCCTATTCGTTTTCAGTGCTTCAGCAAATCGCGCAGGATGTCCTGAATCACGCGCGCAAAGGGGGCGCAAGCGCCTGCGAAACCGATGTTTCAGATGGTTTTGGCCAGAATGTCACGGTGCGGCGGGGGCAGGTGGAAACGATAGAGTACAACCGCGACAAGGGATTGTCAGTAACAGTTTATGTGGGGCAAAAGCGCGGGCATGCCAGCACTTCGGATTTTTCGCCACAGGCGATAAGCGATACGGTTACGGCGGCGCTTTCGATTGCCCGCCATACCGCCGCCGATGACTGCGCAGGTCTGGCGGATCCCGACTTGCTGGCACGCGAATTTCCCGATCTCGAATTATATTTTCCCTGGGACTTGCCGGTGGAGCAGGCAATAGAATTGGCGCAAGCCTGCGAAGCAGCCGCATTTGCAGTCGATAAGCGCATTACCAATTCCGAAGGAGCCAGTGTCTCGCTGGGCGAATCGCAGTTTGTCTATGCAAACAGTCTGGGATTCATGGGAGGCTATCCTTCCTCCCGCCACAGTATCAGCTGTGCGATGATTGCTAGCCACGAGGACAGCATGCAGCGTGACTACTGGTACAGCGTGGCGCGCGATGCTTCCGACCTGGAGCATGCCGCTGCGGTGGGGAAGAAAGCCGGAACACGGAGTGTCGGGCGTCTGGGTGCGAGAAAAATCGCTACCTGCGAAGTTCCCGTTCTGTTCGAGGCGCCCATTGCCTCCAGCCTGATCGGGCATTTCGTCGGGGCAGTGAGCGGAGGCAGTCTTTACCGCAAATCCTCATTTCTCCTCGACAGTATCGGCAAGCAGATATTTGCGCCGGGCATCCAGATACGCGAACGGCCGCATCTGAAAAAAGGCCTGGGCAGCGGGCCTTTCGATAATGAAGGGGTAGCGACCCGGGACCGTAACATCGTGGAAAATGGGGTGGTACAAGGCTACTTTCTCGGCAGTTACTCCGCCCGCAAACTAGGGCTTGTCACAACCGGAAATGCCGGTGGCAATCATAACCTGGTCCTGGACAATGGCGCCGGCCTGACTTTTGCCGAACTGCTCAGGAAAATGGGTAAAGGCGTGCTCGTGACCGAGTTGCTCGGCCACGGCGTAAACAATGTCACCGGTGATTACTCCAGGGGGGCGGCGGGATACTGGGTCGAAGACGGAGAAATCCGTTATCCGGTTGAAGAAATAACGATTGCCGGAAATCTGAAAGACATGTTGCCTGGCATTTCCGCTGCGGGGAATGATGTCATCGTGCGTGGTTCCAAGCAATGCGGTTCATTGCTCATTGATCGAATGATGATTGCGGGCGGCTAG
- a CDS encoding phosphoglycerate mutase, whose amino-acid sequence MNLHLLVPALFWPDPALPEIYRDLPLPGLENLLAKCSVTKDKSEGIEAWLCRAFGAAKQQDWPVAPITLQTDRAEDGEAATTENNRWLRADPVHLRLERDHILLADSHVFRISSEEAKQFTDLLNRHFAGNQGISFSPLRPDRWYLRLLEPPLPHTHLLSEVVNRDIRNKLPFGANNTFWRSLTNEIQMLLHEHPLNQMREARGELAINSVWFWGGGTLPESLVSPYTNVWSNDVLAVSLASACNIDHAPLPVDATMWETSARTGRHLVVLDELQGRAQYRDAYGWRESIKEMERRWFDPLWRMFRRGHFDEITFTAPDESSSKSFTATRSDSRKFWRRPKPILIYGK is encoded by the coding sequence ATGAATCTGCACTTGCTGGTACCGGCGCTCTTCTGGCCAGACCCGGCGCTTCCTGAAATCTACCGTGATCTACCCCTGCCCGGCCTGGAGAATCTGCTGGCAAAATGTTCCGTCACGAAAGATAAATCGGAGGGGATAGAGGCGTGGCTTTGCCGCGCTTTCGGCGCCGCGAAGCAGCAGGATTGGCCGGTTGCGCCCATTACCCTGCAAACCGATCGCGCAGAGGACGGAGAGGCGGCAACAACGGAAAACAATCGCTGGCTCCGTGCCGACCCGGTACATTTACGCCTTGAGCGCGACCATATCCTTTTGGCCGACAGCCATGTTTTTCGCATTTCATCGGAAGAAGCCAAGCAGTTCACCGACCTGCTGAACCGCCATTTTGCCGGAAATCAGGGGATAAGCTTCTCCCCCCTAAGACCGGACCGCTGGTATCTCCGCCTGCTGGAACCGCCCTTGCCCCATACCCATTTACTTAGTGAAGTTGTAAACCGGGATATCCGGAACAAGCTGCCCTTCGGTGCGAACAACACCTTCTGGCGCAGTCTGACCAATGAAATTCAGATGTTGCTGCACGAACATCCTCTGAATCAGATGCGCGAGGCGCGTGGAGAGCTTGCGATCAACAGCGTCTGGTTCTGGGGAGGGGGGACGCTGCCTGAATCCCTTGTTTCGCCCTATACGAATGTCTGGAGCAACGACGTTCTGGCAGTTTCGCTGGCCTCGGCATGTAATATCGATCACGCTCCGCTTCCCGTCGACGCAACGATGTGGGAGACCTCTGCCAGGACCGGCAGGCATCTGGTGGTGCTGGATGAATTACAGGGAAGAGCCCAATATCGGGACGCGTACGGCTGGCGCGAAAGCATCAAAGAAATGGAGCGACGCTGGTTTGACCCCCTATGGAGGATGTTCAGGCGCGGACACTTCGATGAAATAACGTTCACGGCGCCAGATGAAAGCAGCAGCAAAAGCTTCACTGCGACACGAAGCGATTCGCGGAAATTCTGGCGCAGGCCCAAGCCTATCCTGATTTATGGAAAGTGA